The following proteins are encoded in a genomic region of Brachypodium distachyon strain Bd21 chromosome 1, Brachypodium_distachyon_v3.0, whole genome shotgun sequence:
- the LOC106866858 gene encoding protein FIZZY-RELATED 2-like: MRFGGSAQRGTHRAVGTNQGKVQIWDARESDQWKIIACEWVLLHGALHCFLLAVATRNILHHNIRAPYAYVSKLTGHKSEVCGLKWSYDNRQLASGGSDSGLFVWNQHSDIQYSQY, translated from the exons ATGCGATTTGGGGGGTCGGCGCAACGCGGCACTCACCGAGCTGTAGGAACTAACCAAGGCAAAGTTCAG ATATGGGATGCAAGAGAATCAGACCAATGGAAAATCATCGCATGCGAGTGGGTGCTCTTGCATGGAGCTCTTCATTGCTTTCTTCTGGCAGTCGCGACAAGAAACATTCTTCACCATAATATCCGTGCTCCGTACGCCTACGTTAGCAAACTTACTGGGCATAAATCAGAG GTCTGTGGACTCAAGTGGTCTTATGATAACCGTCAGCTTGCATCTGGTGGTAGCGACAGCGGA CTTTTTGTATGGAATCAACATTCAGACATTCAGTACAGCCAGTACTGA
- the LOC104581926 gene encoding uncharacterized protein LOC104581926, with product MREEDRNLSTEQDRLDLYAFKRKMVPALRHIATADPEDICFFPTVYSDTVEECLTAEDLEAQVLAKYPNRRPCQQAEDFAELALAHYNEKTTHKFEMATTLLSSCFSELSGATYGHVNFTAVPQKQTVAQPASNTKRLFFA from the exons ATGCGCGAGGAGGACCGCAATCTGTCCACGGAGCAGGACAGGCTCGACTTGTACGCCTTCAAGAGGAAGATGGTCCCGGCCCTGCGCCACATCGCCACCGCCGACCCCGAGGACATCTGCTTCTTCCCCACAGTATACAGCGACACCGT GGAGGAGTGCCTGACGGCTGAGGACCTGGAAGCACAAGTACTAGCAAAATATCCTAATCGCCGGCCTTGCCAGCAAGCAGAAGACTTCGCTGAACTTGCTCTAGCGCACTACAATGAGAAGACGACG CACAAGTTTGAGATGGCTACGACATTGCTATCTAGTTGCTTCTCTGAGCTGTCTGGGGCCACGTATGGTCATGTTAATTTCACTGCCGTTCCTCAGAAGCAGACTGTCGCACAGCCCGCATCCAATACCAAGAGGTTGTTCTTCGCATAG